From Xyrauchen texanus isolate HMW12.3.18 chromosome 12, RBS_HiC_50CHRs, whole genome shotgun sequence, one genomic window encodes:
- the LOC127652433 gene encoding nuclear factor 7, ovary-like has protein sequence MDSLSVEEFSCPVCCEIYKNPVLLSCSHSVCKECLQQFWKTKRTQECPVCRRSSKEEPPCNLALKNLCELFEKERNEKVRTEKKRNEKEGNEEEICSLHSEKLKLFCLDDKQPVCLVCRDSEKHVNHKFRPISEVLPSYKEELNTALKSLQEKLKRTENMKGEFDKSVGHIKTQAEHTERQIKEQFKKLHEFLRHEEEATITELREEEEQKSQMMKKKLEEMNTHIAALSHTIKDMEEMMKANDDVSFLKNFNVTMERVQISQPDPQMTSGAFIHVPHYLGNLTFRVWKKMRDIVHKTPVILDPNTASPNLILSDDLTSVRYSKKRKILPDNPERFDYYSCVLGSEGFNSGTHCWDVEVKYNNNWTLGVTTASNKRKGLVFFNTDVWSVECDENDEFRVTQNLERVRVHLDYDGGKVSFSDPVTNTHLHTFTHTFTHTLLPFFYSFHGGSPLRILPVKFTVISDPAH, from the exons ATGGATTCACTCTCTGTGGAAGAATTTTCTTGTCCCGTGTGCTGTGAAATCTACAAGAATCCTGTTCTTCTGTCGTGTAGTCACAGTGTGTGTAAAGAGTGTCTTCAACAGTTCTGGAAAACCAAGAGAACTCAGGAGTGTCCCGTCTGCAGGAGATCTTCAAAAGAAGAACCTCCTTGTAATCTGGCATTGAAGAACTTATGTGAGTTGTTTGAGAAGGAGAGAAATGAGAAGGTGAGAACTGAAAAGAAGAGAAATGAGAAGGAGGGAAATGAGGAGGAGATCTGCAGTTTACACAGTgagaaactcaaactcttctgtCTGGATGATAAACAGCCGGTGTGTTTAGTGTGCAGAGATTCAGAGAAACACGTCAATCATAAATTCAGACCCATCAGTGAAGTTCTTCCATCTTACAAG GAGGAACTCAATACAGCACTGAAGTCTTTACAAGAGAAACTCAAACGCACAGAAAACATGAAAGGAGAGTTTGATAAATCAGTTGGACACATCAAG ACTCAAGCTGAGCACACAGAGCGTCAGATTAAAGAGCAGTTTAAGAAGCTTCATGAGTTTCTCCGACATGAAGAAGAAGCTACAATCACTGaactgagagaggaagaggagcagaagaGTCAGATGATGAAGAAGAAGCTTGAGGAGATGAACACACACATCGCAGCTCTTTCACACACAATCAAAGACATGGAGGAAATGATGAAAGCCAATGACGATGTCTCATTTCTAAAG aACTTTAATGTGACAATGGAAAG AGTCCAGATCTCACAGCCGGATCCACAGATGACTTCTGGAGCTTTCATTCATGTGCCACATTACTTGGGCAACCTGACATTCAGAGTCTGGAAGAAGATGCGAGACATTGTCCACAAGA CTCCTGTGATTCTGGATCCAAACACTGCAAGTCCAAATCTGATTCTGTCTGATGATCTGACCAGTGTGAGATACAGCAAGAAGAGAAAAATATTACCTGATAATCCAGAGAGATTTGACTATTATTCATGTGTTCTGGGTTCAGAGGGGTTTAACTCAGGAACACACTGCTGGGATGTGGAGGTTAAATACAATAATAACTGGACTCTTGGAGTAACTACAGCATCAAACAAGAGGAAGGGACTTGTTTTCTTTAACACTGATGTCTGGAGTGTGGAGTGTGATGAGAATGATGAGTTTCGTGTCACACAGAATCTTGAGCGTGTGAGAGTTCATCTGGATTATGACGGAGGAAAAGTGTCATTCTCTGATCCTGTAActaacacacatctacacacattcacacacacatttacacacacactcttgccatTCTTCTATAGTTTTCATGGAGGTTCCCCTCTGAGGATTTTACCAGTTAAATTCACAGTAATATCTGATCCTGCTCACTGA